Genomic window (Sulfurovum sp. NBC37-1):
GCTTCCAGTGCAGCTTCTGTGAGTTGTTTGATCAGTGGTGCAAGTACACCATCTTTACCATCTATTGAAGCACCAGATTTAATCGCCTCAAGTGCTTCATCCAAATCGAATGTCTTTTTCATTTGTCTTTCCTTTAGAATTTATTATTCTATCGGATTGACACAAAATTTCTAACGCTCCCCATTCTTACAAAATGCAACAAGCAATCTCCTTTTATGATGTACAAAATTGTGAAATCGTTTATTCTTGCATTCTGGAATTAATGTACTTGAGCTATTTACGGATTTGGGATATTACAGTAAAACTCACTCAATATTTCTTTTTTTTAGATTATTTTTACCTTTTGAAGCCTTATAAGCTGTTCATACCTGAAGAGGTTGTAGTATTTTTGGAGAATCAGGATTTTAAACATCATCAGTCTGTCGAATGGT
Coding sequences:
- a CDS encoding transposase produces the protein MDKIIDWEIFRKPIEEALYIESKAPGGRPPFDRLMMFKILILQKYYNLFRYEQLIRLQKVKII